DNA sequence from the Acidimicrobiia bacterium genome:
CAGTAAGAGACGTGGTTCAGAACCATCTAATGGAGGTCGTAACCCTTCTCGCTATCGAACCCCCGCTTGGAATGGATGCCGAATCTCTTGCGGTCGAAAAGTTGAAGGTACTGAAGGCGATTCGCACTCTCGATCCATCTGACGTAGTGCGCGGGCAGTACATTGGTTATCGTACCGAAACAGGCGTGGATCCCGCTTCACAGGTGGAAACTTTTGCCGCTTTGCGGCTGGAAATTGATTCATGGCGCTGGGCAGGCGTGCCGTTCTATATACGAACCGGTAAAAGACTTCGCTCCGACGCGCTATTTGTAGCAGTCATTTTTCAGCATCCTCCCAGAATGCTTTTTGCAGAGCCTTACGTCAGACCAGACCCCAATGAGATAACTTTTAGGCTCGATTCGGAAGAAAAAGTTGCGTTTCGTATGCAGGTAAAGGTTCCCGGTGAGTTAGTAAAAGCTCAGCCGGTGAGTGTCGAGTTTCAATTTCACTCTGAGTTCGGAGAAGAGCACGAGAGCGAGTACGAGCTCTTGTTAGGAGATGCAATAGAAGGAGAACACACGCTGTTTGCTCAACAGTCGACAATCGAGGAGTCTTGGAGGATTTTCGACAGGGTAGTACACAATCCTCCTCCTCTAGAGTTCTACGAGCCAGGTACGTGGGGCCCCAGAGAGGCAGACGAGATTATCCGAGCTGGTAGCTACTGGAGGGTGCCTCGTTGAGCTAAAAAGTTTGTCGCTTTATAGCTTTCGCATTGCACCTCGACAACAACGGGAGGACCGGTGAGCTACCGAATTGGTGTGGTTCGGGGGGACGGAGTCGGGCCAGAAGTCGTGTCCGAGTCGCTAAAGGTTTTAAAGGCAGCGGGACTCGAGGCTGAGTTCGTCGAGTACGACTTGGGAGGGGAGCGCTACTTGGCGACTGGCGAGGTGCTCCCGGATTCGGTCCTCGAGGAATGGAAAGGACTTGACGCTATTCTCTTGGGGGCTGTGGGGCACCCTGCGGTACCGCCGGGAGTGTTGGAGAGAGGATTGCTCCTCAAGGCCCGCTTCTCTCTGGACTTGTATATCAACTTGCGCCCCGTCCGGCTTCTCCCCGGCGTTCCTAGCGCCTTGGCCAATCGCGGCCCTTCAGACATCGACTTTGTGGTAGTGAGAGAGAACACCGAAGGTATGTACTCCGGAGCAGGAGGCTTTTTGCGGGAAAACCAATCCGAAGAAGTAGCAGTGGAGAACTCCATAAACACCGCAGCAGGAGTACGCAGATGTGTCAAATATGCCTTCAATCTTGCCGAGACACGGAGCCGCAAGCAGTTGTGCGTTGTGCACAAAGCCAACGTTCTGATTCACGCCGGAGTTATGTGGAAGAGAGTGTTCGACCAGGTAGCATCGGATCACCCCTCCGTCGAGACATGGTATTGCCACGTCGATGCAGCCGCCCTCCACATGGTCCTGACCCCGTCCCGCTTCGACGTCATCGTGACCGACAACTTATTCGGAGACATCCTTACAGACCTGGGAGCTGCGATTTCCGGGGGACTCGGCTTTGCTGCCAGCGGCAACATCAATCCCGACACCCGCCTGCCATCCATCTTTGAACCGGTTCACGGATCTGCTCCTGACATTGCCGGGACAGGAAAGGCTAACCCCATTGCGGCGATCCTATCTGCTGCAATGATGCTTGACCATATTGGCGAAAGAGATATGGCTCGACGTATCCACCTAGCTGTGGAGCAGTTCTGTAAACAACACCCTGTGCGTCCCGACGGAACCTTCGAGGTGTCCACTTCCGAGGTTGGTGACATAATAGCTGCGGCGCTTGGTTGATAGATCACACCTGGGAGCCTGAAAGACATGATCGAAACAGTTGACTACATCTGGGTCAATGGCGAATTCATCCGGTGGGAGGAGGCCAGAATCCACCTGCTCACCCACTCGCTTCACTATGGGCTCGGAGTCTTTGAGGGAATTCGCTGCTATGCGACTAAGGATGGTCCAGCGGTATTTCGGCTTACCGACCACATGCGGCGCCTACTGCGCTCAGCAAAGATTCATCTTTTACGACCCAGGTACTCCGTGGAAGAGTTGGTCGCGGTAACAAAGGAGCTCATCCGCCGAAACGGAGTGGACGAGTGCTACATTCGCCCCATTGTCTGGCTAGGCTATGGGGAGATGGGACTCAATCCTCTTAACTGCAGCGTCGAAACTGCGGTAGCACTCTGGCCATGGGGAACCTACCTTGGTGAGGAGGGATTGAAGCACGGTGTCAGAGTGCGCATTTCCAGCTTTAGGCGACTAGACCCGAACATAATTCCGCATGCAGCCAAGGCAACCGGTCAATACATAAATTCGATCCTCGCCAAAGTCGAGGCGTTGCAGTCGGGTTACGACGAGGCAATCTTGCTTAACAGCCTTGGCTTTGTCACCGATGGGTCCGGAGAAAACATCTTTCACGTTCGCGACGGGGTAATATCCACTCCGCCTTGCTCTAGCGGAGCTCTCGAAGGGATCACCAGAGACACGATTCTCACAATCGCCAGTGATTTGGGCTACCAGACCAGAGAGGCCGACTTAGTGCGGAGCGATCTTTACGTTGCAGATGAACTTTTCTTCACCGGAACCGCAGCCGAGGTCGTTCCTATTAGGGAGGTTGATGGGAGAGAGATCGGCGAGCCAGGGCCGATCACCCGGAAGTGTCAAGAGTTATTCTTCTCGGTAGTTCATGGTGAGGTGGAGCGGTACCGCCACTGGCTTGAGTTCGTGTGACGAATACCCGCTTTTCCATGGAGGAGCTTCTCATACAATGGTGCCGACGGCACGGAGATGCCCGCACGACTACCGTAGCGTGTGTCCTCGCAGCGTGGTTCGCCGTTCTATCTAGATACCCGGAAAGGCCCTCTTATGCACGTTGACATTTATGACACCACCCTTAGAGACGGTGCGCAAAGGGAAGGATTGTCGCTAACTGTAAGCGACAAGTTGAAGATCGCATCGAAGCTTGCCGAGCTTGGGGTCGCATACATAGAGGGAGGATGGCCTGGATCGAATCCCAAGGACGACGAGTTTTTTGCTAGAGCGCCGAAGGAAATCGATTTTGGGGAGTCTGAGCTAGTCGCATTTGGATCCACTAGAAAGCCCTCTGGATCTGCCGCCGAGGACGAAAACTTGGCTGCACTCTTGGCGGCGGGTACTCGAACCATATGCATCGTAGGCAAGTCCTGGGACTATCACGTAACCGATGCATTGCAAACCACCCTGGACGAGGGAGTCAAGATGGCCGCGGAGTCAGTGGGGTACTTGAGGTCGAAAGGACGCCGAGTTTTCTTTGATGCGGAACATTTCTTCGATGGATACAAGCGAAATCCCAAGTACGCGTTGGAAGTGTGCAGCGCCGCGTTGGAGGAGGGCGCTGAGTGCATCATTTTGTGCGACACCAACGGAGGCACTCTTCCACACGAGGTGTCTCGAATCGTGAGCGAGGTGTTCGATGCTCTCGGTGACGATGTTGCTCTCGGAGTTCATTTCCATAACGATTCAGGGTGTGCAGTTGCCAACTCCCTAATTGCTGTCAACAGGGGAGTCAGGCAGGTACAAGGATGTATTAACGGTCTAGGCGAGCGAACTGGAAACGCCAACCTGATCGAGGTCATCGCCAATTTAGTACTCAAGATGGGGGTAGATTGCATTCCTCTAGATAGGCTCAGAAACCTTACCGAGACAGCACACTTTGTGGCAGAAATATCAAATACGCCTCTGAACCCCCATGCGCCATATGTAGGAAGCGCGGCCTTCACTCACAAGGCTGGGCTGCACGCTTCTGCCATAGCACGTCGACCCGATGCATACGAGCACATCGATCCGGATCTGGTGGGTAACAGCTCGCGACTGGTTGTCTCCGAACTGGCTGGTCGCTCAACGGTGATGCTGAAAGCTAAGGAACTAGGAATCGATCTGTCTGCCAGGCCCGAAGTTGTAACCGAAGTGCTGACCAAGCTGAAAAATCTAGAGCACATCGGGTATCACTTCGAAGCCGCTGACGGGAGCTTCGAGCTGTTGGTAAGAACTGCGGCGGGATGGAGGCCGGAATACTTCACTCTGGAGTCCTTCCGGGTGATTATGGAAAAGCGGACGGATGGCGGCGTCGCCACTGAGGCAACGATAAAAATCCATTGTGGAGGCGAGAGAATCATCGCAACGGCAGAGGGTAACGGTCCCGTCAACGCTCTGGATAGGGCTCTTCGAAAAGCCATAGGTCAGATATACAAGGACTTGAAGGACGTCCACCTCACTGACTACAAAGTCAGGGTACTCGATCCAGATAGGGGCACAGCGGCAGTCACGAGAGTGCTCATTGATAGCACCGATGGTCACACGTCTTGGAGCACAATAGGCGTGTCCGAAAACATCATTGAGGCGTCTTGGCAAGCGCTACAAGACTCCCTCGTGTTGGGGATCCTCAGGTCGCAAGAGCGCCGAAATACTGCTGAGTAGGTTATGCAAGGCCGGCAACCGGGGCGGTGATCCATCGCTGTCTCGTCTCGCTGCTCGTGAGCGCAGCATTACTTGGAGCTGCATGTTCTCGGTACGGCCCTGTACCCCCTGCAGAGCAGTCCCCTATCCCTCTTAGCTTCTTCACTCTTACAACTCAAGCTGGCAAGACTTACTTTGCAGTCTCGGTGAGACTTCCAGGAGACATCGCATACTCCAAGGCTCGGTTGACGATGAAGTTCCCGAGGGGCGCCGTGGAAGCGGTCGAGCCTCCACCGGAGGGTACTAGTGTCTCACGGGTCTGGAACGAGTCAGTGGAATGGGCAATATCCGATGCATCGGGCCCCTCCATCCTCGGACCCTTTGCCGTCTTAGCGAAAGATTCGACGGTGAAGCCTGAGTGGGTGAAGTTTTCTTGGACTGGAGGGGAGGTCTCCAGCAACTACTTAGTCCAACGTAATGCCGGCGGCGCTTCCGGCTACGGAGTTCTCCGTCCCACGGCAACCACCTCTAGAATCCTCATTGGACATGAGACCGAGATAACGGCGTATGCCGTAGGTGGTGGAATACAAGGAGAGATTCACGTTCTTGCTCTCAAAGACCCGGTAGATCCACCACCTCCCGATGCCGCTGTCGAACGCGAGGTTCAAGTGGCACAGTTTAGTGTCACCGTCGACCCCGATAAGCCGTATCTGGTTGGACTAGAGATGCCCGCGCCAAGGCCGCTCCCTCCCTTAGCGCGCTTGCGGGTCGAAAAAGCTCCTTTAGAGCCGTTAACTGCCGCTTTCGAGCCGGCAACTTTCGCTGGAAGGGTCTCATCGGAGGGATCTCGAATTCTGGTTCCGATCGCTGGATCCGGCCGTTATAGAGCTTTTATTGACACGGAGGAATACAGAGCTGCAAGGTCACGCCTACGATTCGAAGTATTGGCATCAGCTCAAGCCATACGCACCAGGCTAGATGGGGCTGCCAAGGCGTCCGAGCCCAAGCTTGCCCCCGCCTACTACGCTCTAGGCGAGGCTCCCGCTCTTGAGATCCTTGCGCGGGATGCGCCTCACAGTTCCGCATATGCAAATCCGACGACACTCACCGAAACCGCATGGGTGGGCCCGCTTCTATGTAGCATTCAGGCGTGCTTAGGGACGAGTTCCAAGAGGCCTGTGGTTGTTTGCGATGTTACGTATGGCAACACAGGTTGCTTGGATACGGTGCCGGGAGCTCCAGAGGCAGGATTGACGGTTGGCAACAACGCCAAGATGGGAGAGATATGTGCAAGTAGGTTGTGCTTCATTCCCGGAAAAGCGCTTTCCGACAATAGAGGCGTTGAGCCGGCGAAATTGGATCCTATAGTCTTCGCTCAAGTAAGCGACGAGCTGCTGGCGTACTCAGGAAACGCGATTGCATAGGCCGAGGAAGTAGAAAGACAGGCAAAGACCTTGGGAAACGACTACTTGATCAACTCGAATACCCCACAGGATCCGGCTCAGCTCGACGGCTCGCGGCTCAAGTTGCGCCTTCCTCCCCCTCCCCGCTGGCGGGCATCCAGGCCGGCGGAAGTAGCGACGCATCCCCATGGTAAGGGAGTGCTTCTTGGATCTCCGGTGCCAGATGCAGGATTTGCTCTTCGTCTTTACAGAGCTATAGAGCCTTCTGTGATCGGAACACAGGGAATCGACCCGCTGGATCTGCGCGCTGCCATTCAGGCGACCGCTCTAGCGCGTGCTTCGCAACTCGGACGCGCACCTGTAAGAGCTGACATCGAATGGGCTGTCGCGTATTGGGGATTTGGGTTGAAGGGCCAGTTCGATGTATCCGATAGACCTCCTTCAGGCATACACCCTGCCGAGCGAAACGATTTGTTTTCGGGATGCGCTCACGACGTGCTCAAGCAAAGAAAGATTGCTTCCTTGATTGACCACTCGCTAGTTGCGAGTTCTCCAAGTGAGATTGTCAGTTTGGGTTCAGGTCGTCGGTGAGCCGGGAGTCAATTACGCGAGTTCGCTTTGCTCCTGCTCCCACTGGCCGTTTGCATGTGGGATCTGCGCGTACAGCTCTTTTTAACTGGCTCTATGCCCGTCATACCAAAGGCCAATTTGTCCTTC
Encoded proteins:
- the zwf gene encoding glucose-6-phosphate dehydrogenase: MSGERSDAILLFGASGDLAKRKIIPALYNLVRKGLWDGPIIGVGRSKWTAEDFRNYARVSIAQFADSADEAAVEKLTSLMNFVSGEYEDPETFEKMKSLLAGVKRPLFYLAIPPSLFETVASRLYEIGLAATGRVVVEKPLGRDLQSARQIGECLERCFPKDAVFRIDHFLAKEAVRNLLVFRFANSLLEPVWNNRYVAEVQVTLSETLGVESRGYFYEEVGAVRDVVQNHLMEVVTLLAIEPPLGMDAESLAVEKLKVLKAIRTLDPSDVVRGQYIGYRTETGVDPASQVETFAALRLEIDSWRWAGVPFYIRTGKRLRSDALFVAVIFQHPPRMLFAEPYVRPDPNEITFRLDSEEKVAFRMQVKVPGELVKAQPVSVEFQFHSEFGEEHESEYELLLGDAIEGEHTLFAQQSTIEESWRIFDRVVHNPPPLEFYEPGTWGPREADEIIRAGSYWRVPR
- a CDS encoding 3-isopropylmalate dehydrogenase, translating into MGVVRGDGVGPEVVSESLKVLKAAGLEAEFVEYDLGGERYLATGEVLPDSVLEEWKGLDAILLGAVGHPAVPPGVLERGLLLKARFSLDLYINLRPVRLLPGVPSALANRGPSDIDFVVVRENTEGMYSGAGGFLRENQSEEVAVENSINTAAGVRRCVKYAFNLAETRSRKQLCVVHKANVLIHAGVMWKRVFDQVASDHPSVETWYCHVDAAALHMVLTPSRFDVIVTDNLFGDILTDLGAAISGGLGFAASGNINPDTRLPSIFEPVHGSAPDIAGTGKANPIAAILSAAMMLDHIGERDMARRIHLAVEQFCKQHPVRPDGTFEVSTSEVGDIIAAALG
- a CDS encoding branched chain amino acid aminotransferase (catalyzes the transamination of the branched-chain amino acids to their respective alpha-keto acids); its protein translation is MIETVDYIWVNGEFIRWEEARIHLLTHSLHYGLGVFEGIRCYATKDGPAVFRLTDHMRRLLRSAKIHLLRPRYSVEELVAVTKELIRRNGVDECYIRPIVWLGYGEMGLNPLNCSVETAVALWPWGTYLGEEGLKHGVRVRISSFRRLDPNIIPHAAKATGQYINSILAKVEALQSGYDEAILLNSLGFVTDGSGENIFHVRDGVISTPPCSSGALEGITRDTILTIASDLGYQTREADLVRSDLYVADELFFTGTAAEVVPIREVDGREIGEPGPITRKCQELFFSVVHGEVERYRHWLEFV
- a CDS encoding citramalate synthase; the encoded protein is MHVDIYDTTLRDGAQREGLSLTVSDKLKIASKLAELGVAYIEGGWPGSNPKDDEFFARAPKEIDFGESELVAFGSTRKPSGSAAEDENLAALLAAGTRTICIVGKSWDYHVTDALQTTLDEGVKMAAESVGYLRSKGRRVFFDAEHFFDGYKRNPKYALEVCSAALEEGAECIILCDTNGGTLPHEVSRIVSEVFDALGDDVALGVHFHNDSGCAVANSLIAVNRGVRQVQGCINGLGERTGNANLIEVIANLVLKMGVDCIPLDRLRNLTETAHFVAEISNTPLNPHAPYVGSAAFTHKAGLHASAIARRPDAYEHIDPDLVGNSSRLVVSELAGRSTVMLKAKELGIDLSARPEVVTEVLTKLKNLEHIGYHFEAADGSFELLVRTAAGWRPEYFTLESFRVIMEKRTDGGVATEATIKIHCGGERIIATAEGNGPVNALDRALRKAIGQIYKDLKDVHLTDYKVRVLDPDRGTAAVTRVLIDSTDGHTSWSTIGVSENIIEASWQALQDSLVLGILRSQERRNTAE